AGGCTATTTCTTGCTCGGCAGATGCTACGACCAACGCTTTATTGTCATCGTTGTCATGTTCAGCCAGGTTGTATGCTACATAGTCTGCATCGCCATGAATGGTGGCAGAGAACTTGGCAGTGGCATAATTGCCATAGCCGGTGCCTCCCTGCACATACTTCACCCATACCTTTATAGCCGTAGGCTTGCCTGTGAATGGCATGGCGCAGGGATTGGTGAAATTATTTTTGGTATTGCTGCCATCGCGATCAGAATAGATGTAGTTTTGATTACTTGTAGAAGACGTAGCACCAAAATGTATGCGTCCTGAGGTCAAAATGCCTATGTTTATCACACCCATTACACTCTTTGTCCAAATGGAACAGGAATACTGTCCGGAGGAACCTGGGCGCACGTCGGTGGAGCGTTTTAACTGTTTGCCGCCCATAATACCATTCATGCTACCATCAGATGTTGCATTAGAGTTCCAATAATTGGGCATATCTTCTCCATCGTAAGTCCACGTTTCGAAATCACCATTGGGTATCGTGGTGATTTCCGTCTGTGCCCATGCGCCCGTCGCCGCCGTCAAGAGCAGCGCGAGCAGAAGTAATAATTTGTTTTTGACCTGCGGTCGAAATTTCTCACGCTCGGCAAAGCTCAAGCCCGCTTGGCTTTGCTCTCTCTTAATCGAAATTTTCTTCATAATTTTTAAGTTTTAAAAATGTTAATAATTAAGTGAATTATATATATGTTTTCTTTTTGTCTCGACCACGGATTATTCGGATTCATCTTCCTATCCGTCTCATCCGCGTGATCCTTCTTCGTTTCATCTTGTCTCAGTAAGTTAAAGATCGCTTATTTAATTTCTCTCGTCGGCTATTTGTAATGGAAGGGCCAGCCGAAATGCTGGCAGCAGTAGAACTCTCCCTCCTCGTCGATGGCATCGCCGGGAAAGGCAAACGACGTCTGCCGTCCGCATTTGGGGCAGCAGACAGTCTTGCGCTTTTGTTCTTCTATAGAATCCTTTATCATTTGTTTTAGTTAGATCTGAATCGTAATGAAAGACCTTTTGGTAAAGGTGTCGTTATTAGATAAACCTCCTACCTTGCGGCAGAAGGTTTTCTCCTTTTTGGTGTACAAATATAATAAATTCCCCTTGAAAGAACGACAATCAAGGGGAACCTACCGGTTATTTTTTACGATTTTGAAGCAGATTTTACGATTCTGAAGCTATCACAGCCCCAAAACGCTACTCCAACCCTACTCAGCGATGAGACGCAGCCATTCCGTCGCCGTTGTATGCATGACCTGCTTAAAGGCACCGTTGAACGTGCTGTAGCTGCGGAAACCACTATCAAGGGACAGCTGCTGAACGGACACGGGCTGGTGCGCGGCGGCACGCTCCTGGCAGAGACTGACGAAGTGGCGGATACGCAGGTCGTTGATATAAGCGTTGTAAGTGATGCCCTGCAGGGCGAAGTGCTTGCTCAGGTACGAGCGGTTGACGCCAATCAGCGTGGCCAGCTGCGTGAGGGAGAGGTCGTACTGCAGATAGAGCTGCGGCTCCTCGCAATGCTGTCTGAGCAACGGCCCGATGTTATTGCGAACGGACAGCGAGGTGTCAGCCTCTTCCGTCTCTTCCGTAGCGATCATCGTATCTATCGCATCGCTATCGTCGATTGGTGTAGCGTCTGCAACGACGATATTCTCCGATGAAATGGGAACGTTTTCATGCAGCCGAGAACAGAGGCCAAACAGGTTTGGACTATGCCGAGGCAAGGAAAAGGTCGGATGAAATCCAAGATTTAGATCCTGCAGCGTCTCCACGCGCCATAGCAGATAGGCCACGAGCGCGATGCCGCACAGCTGGATGATGAACTCGTAGGTGATGCTGCCGTAGCCCGTCACGTAATAGACGAACAGGAACATGATGACGGCCAGCACCAGCAGGCTCTGCCACACCTCCTTGTGCTCCAGGTCGGCATAGTTGTCGCGCAGCCAGCGGCCGTACTGTCGCACCTCGAACACCATATATATCATAAAGCCGATGCTTGCCAGCAGGAAATAGCCCTGCATCCACGGCATTAGGGCGTAACTGCGGGTCACCACACTCCACGCCATCAGGATTACGAGCGGCGCCACGGCCACCCACACGGGCCACAGCGGCCGGCGACGGTCTTGCAACATGCAGAGCATGACGACAAGGGCCACGGGGATGGTCAGCAGACAGTCGAGCAGTCCGCCGATGAGCATCCACAGCGCAGCCGCATCGCCATCGGCCATCATGGTTCCCGGCCAGTACCACACGTGGCCCAAGGCGATGACCGCCAGGAACGCAGCCGTCCAGCGCCTGAGCCGCAATGGCGGCGTGACGTCGGCAGCAAAGGCGTTGCCCCGCCGGAACAACAGGTAAACACAGCCCAGCGCCGCCAGCACCGTGACGACGGCATATAGCATCACAAATATCGCATCTTCCTGTATCTGTTCGTACATATCGTTAAGCGTTTTTGTAGTCTTTTGCCTGCAAAAGTATGCATTATTTCTGAAAACAATGCACCTATGAATAAAAATAATAAGAGCCGAGGCGGAAAAACCTCGGCTCCCGATCCTATCAGGAGACAAGTGAACGCGCGGCAGGGGACAAGCTAGAAGGTGTAGCCATTGACGGCGTCCCAGTCGGGGTCGGCGGTGAGGCGAAAGGTGCCGTCGTTGGTTGAATTGCCTCCGCCGCTACCGAAAAAAGAACCTGTATATCTCGTCACCTGGTTGCGCGTGATGGGGATGTTCTCGAACGTGCGCTCCTTCAGAATGTTGTCGTTCGCGTCGAGCGCGGTCACGGTCAGCTTCGTCAGCACGTCCTCCTCGGTGTGCGGCAGGGTATATATCTCGTAGATGCCGTCGGTGCTTACGGGGCGTATCTCCGTCTGCTTGCTCTGAACGCAACCGTAGCCGTCCTTCGGGCTGAAGGTACTGGAGCCGCCGAGATAATAGAACTTAAACTTCGCCACCGATGCCGGAATGCTCTCGTCGGTCAGCACCAGACGGAACATGGCCACGGCGCGGGTCAGCGTGAGGTCGTAGCTCTGCTTCTCTGTCACAACTACCAAGTCCCCATAATAAAAAAAGGTGTCGGTCACCTTGTTGTTGGGGAACGTCACCTTTTCCGTCGAGGTTATCGTGGCCGAGCCGTCGCAGCTGTGGGCAATGACCACCAGGCGGTACGTGCCCGCGGCCAGGCTCAGCGCCACCGTGCCGTAGCTGGCGTCGCCCTCCTTCTGCGCCACGGTCTTCACCTTCGTGCCTTCAGCGTCGAAGATGGCGATGTTCAGGCGCGAGCAGAGGTTGGTGATGTCGGTAGCAGAGCGGGTAAATGCCTCTTGCTGGTACTGCGTAAAGTGCAGAATGACGTTGGCATCGGCTGCGACCATCTTGCCCGTTGTATCATCAATGATGGGTTTCTCGCACGCTGCCAATAGCAGGGCGAGAACGATATACATTAATTTCTTCATATCGCGTCAGTCTTTGGTGATGGAAACGGTGGCGACGGGGCGCAGGAAGATGGTATAGTTGTAGTTGGCTTTGCTGTCGCTCCCGTCGCTCATGAAGCGTTGTTTCATCGTGGTTCCGTCCTGCCACAGATAGCGCTGTCTGTCTGGCGCTGGCGTAATATCATCCTTAGCGGTATAGAACAAATCCATCTGCGCTTGGTTGGGAATCGACCAGTCGCTGATGCCATCCACGCCGAGGGTGGCAAGGGCATTGTTGGCGTCGGAATCGCTACTTACTGAACGCTCGTTGGGAGAGAGCAGCGTCAGTTCAGCCGAGTTCGCGTCAATCACCGATACCGCCAGCACATAGCAGCCCTGATACGTGTCGCCAGCAGCAGGGAAGTTGTCTTGGTTGTTTGGGGTGTCGTTATTGTTATTGCCACCGCCATTGTTGTCGTTATTCCCCGATGTGCTGCTGCCGTTCTCATCGAATTCAAAGCTAATCGTCCGCTCGCCCAGCCACGTAGCGCCAGTAATCGTTCCCGTCAGACTGACGCCTACGGCCTCGGTATACGTGCCGTCGATGTTGATCTTGTAGGCGGCCTCCAGTTGGTCAGAAGTGGAGTAAGTATATGTCTTCGTCGTGCCGCCAATGGTGATGTTCACACTCACACTGGCCGGCTGAGAGCTTGGCGGCAGAAGCCTCACCCCCGACCCCTCTCCAAAGGGCGAGGGGAGCGTCCATGTGCGGTTATCGGCCTGCTTGGTCAGCGCGATGGTCTGGCTTTGCCCAGCGTTGGCAAAAGCGCCGCTCACCGTCAATGCCTGCCACAGAGGCGCTATCGTCACGCTGACTGCCGTAGCCGCCGTCGGAATCTTCTTAATGGTCACGTCCTGAATGAGCATCGTCTTACGCGTCATACCCAATGTCACCGTGTTCGTTCCGCCATCCACCAGCGTTGCCGTGGCCGAGGCCGCCATCAGGTCTGTAAGGCTGCGGCCCTCCTTCAGCGTCAATGCCGTTGTCGTAGTGGCATTTTCCTTCGTGGGCAGCGTGTAGTCCGTAGCAGATGCCCCCGCAATGGCATAGACGCTATACGTCCCTTCCAACAGCGGGATGTTCAGCGTCTGTCCCTCGTCGCCGATGGTCTGCACCGCCTTGCACTTGTCCCCTTGGAATACATACACTTGTACGGGGTATGCCACCGTTGCCTCTTCGCTAGGCGATGTGCCGCGCGTGCGCACTTGCAGCACCGAGTTGGTTACTTGTCCCGTGGGCGAAGGGGACATGCCTTCCCCTAACTCATCGAACCCTTTCTCACAAGCCGTCAGCAGCACCGCCGCCAACAGCCCCCAGAAATAATTTCTGTTCATAGTTGATAATGATTAAAAATGAAACAATAAAAAACCTCCCGATATCCTCAGGAGCATCATTATTATAACGTTTTTTTTACCGATTATCACAATGATTCCACAAAATTATTATATGAGACAGTACAAAGATAAAAAATCAAATCGGAAAATTTTTAAATCGCTGTATCTCATTGAAATTTAAATATTTAATTAACGTTCGGAAAAATTTAACCGGACACTAGTGATTATATAAATATTATTTTAATAAAATATTTTTGCAAAATAATAGTTGTTGTTAATTTTATTTGTATATTTGCAGCATATTGGCTACCAACTTGTTAATATTTGCTAAGCCGTAAGTATAATCAAATAACATAACAATATGTTTACACTAATCCTTTTGCTTCAACTATTAGTTGTTCTGTTCATGATTTTCGTCGGTGCCAAAGTGGGTGGCATTGGCCTTGGTATATACGGTATGGTTGGCGTGTTTTTGCTGACGTTCGTATTTGGTCTGGAACCTGGCGCCATACCGATTGACGTGATGCTCATTATTGTGAGCGTCATCACGGCTTCAGCAGCTCTTCAGGCAGCAGGCGGGTTAGACTATATGGTGAATATGGCGGCACGCTTCTTACGTCGTCACCCAAGTCGAATTACGTTCTATGCACCACTCACAACATGGCTTTTTTGCATCTTAGCAGGTACAGCACATACATGCTATGCATTACTACCTATCATATCCGAAATAGCCCATAAGGAGAAAGTGCGCCCAGAACGTCCGATAAGTGTGGCCACCATCGCTGCATCATTAGGTATCACTGGTTCGCCCGTGTCGGCAGCTACCGCTGCAATTCTCTCACAATCAATACTTGGCGACCAAGGCATTGGTATCAAGGATATTCTCATGGTCACTATTCC
The sequence above is a segment of the Prevotella sp. E9-3 genome. Coding sequences within it:
- a CDS encoding helix-turn-helix domain-containing protein produces the protein MYEQIQEDAIFVMLYAVVTVLAALGCVYLLFRRGNAFAADVTPPLRLRRWTAAFLAVIALGHVWYWPGTMMADGDAAALWMLIGGLLDCLLTIPVALVVMLCMLQDRRRPLWPVWVAVAPLVILMAWSVVTRSYALMPWMQGYFLLASIGFMIYMVFEVRQYGRWLRDNYADLEHKEVWQSLLVLAVIMFLFVYYVTGYGSITYEFIIQLCGIALVAYLLWRVETLQDLNLGFHPTFSLPRHSPNLFGLCSRLHENVPISSENIVVADATPIDDSDAIDTMIATEETEEADTSLSVRNNIGPLLRQHCEEPQLYLQYDLSLTQLATLIGVNRSYLSKHFALQGITYNAYINDLRIRHFVSLCQERAAAHQPVSVQQLSLDSGFRSYSTFNGAFKQVMHTTATEWLRLIAE
- a CDS encoding FimB/Mfa2 family fimbrial subunit → MKKLMYIVLALLLAACEKPIIDDTTGKMVAADANVILHFTQYQQEAFTRSATDITNLCSRLNIAIFDAEGTKVKTVAQKEGDASYGTVALSLAAGTYRLVVIAHSCDGSATITSTEKVTFPNNKVTDTFFYYGDLVVVTEKQSYDLTLTRAVAMFRLVLTDESIPASVAKFKFYYLGGSSTFSPKDGYGCVQSKQTEIRPVSTDGIYEIYTLPHTEEDVLTKLTVTALDANDNILKERTFENIPITRNQVTRYTGSFFGSGGGNSTNDGTFRLTADPDWDAVNGYTF
- a CDS encoding FimB/Mfa2 family fimbrial subunit, with translation MNRNYFWGLLAAVLLTACEKGFDELGEGMSPSPTGQVTNSVLQVRTRGTSPSEEATVAYPVQVYVFQGDKCKAVQTIGDEGQTLNIPLLEGTYSVYAIAGASATDYTLPTKENATTTTALTLKEGRSLTDLMAASATATLVDGGTNTVTLGMTRKTMLIQDVTIKKIPTAATAVSVTIAPLWQALTVSGAFANAGQSQTIALTKQADNRTWTLPSPFGEGSGVRLLPPSSQPASVSVNITIGGTTKTYTYSTSDQLEAAYKINIDGTYTEAVGVSLTGTITGATWLGERTISFEFDENGSSTSGNNDNNGGGNNNNDTPNNQDNFPAAGDTYQGCYVLAVSVIDANSAELTLLSPNERSVSSDSDANNALATLGVDGISDWSIPNQAQMDLFYTAKDDITPAPDRQRYLWQDGTTMKQRFMSDGSDSKANYNYTIFLRPVATVSITKD